The Lucilia cuprina isolate Lc7/37 chromosome 5, ASM2204524v1, whole genome shotgun sequence genome includes a window with the following:
- the LOC111681192 gene encoding clathrin light chain: MDFGDDFVAAPTTASEEVDPAAEFLAQEKSILGDLEAEINAGSSTVTKTPAVADDAGLLGGDMNELAAGSSGGLESSTGSFEMIGGDNNDVNPISGPPPSRVEPEKIRKWREEQQQRLEEKDREEERKKEELRAQAKKELEDWLRQTEESIAKTKAAARSAEKQAAALENGGPMEPGTEWERIAKLCDFNPKVNKSGKDVSRIRSIYLHLKQNPIPIRAQKA; the protein is encoded by the coding sequence ATGGATTTCGGAGATGATTTTGTTGCTGCACCCACTACCGCCAGCGAGGAGGTAGACCCTGCGGCCGAGTTTTTGGCTCAGGAAAAGTCTATTTTAGGTGATTTAGAGGCGGAAATCAATGCTGGCTCTTCTACAGTTACCAAAACACCTGCAGTAGCGGACGATGCTGGTTTATTGGGTGGTGATATGAATGAATTGGCTGCCGGCAGCAGTGGTGGTTTAGAATCTTCTACCGGTTCTTTTGAAATGATCGGTGGCGATAATAATGATGTTAATCCCATCTCCGGACCACCACCATCACGTGTAGAACCTGAGAAAATCAGAAAATGGCGTGAGGAGCAGCAACAACGTTTGGAGGAGAAGGATCGTGAAGAAGAGCGCAAAAAGGAGGAATTGCGTGCTCAGGCTAAAAAGGAATTGGAGGATTGGTTAAGACAAACCGAAGAATCTATTGCCAAAACTAAAGCAGCGGCCCGTAGTGCTGAAAAACAAGCAGCAGCCTTGGAAAATGGTGGACCCATGGAGCCCGGCACCGAATGGGAACGTATAGCCAAATTGTGTGACTTTAATCCCAAAGTTAACAAGTCGGGCAAGGATGTTTCACGTATACGTTCCATCTATTTGCATCTCAAACAGAATCCCATACCTATTAGAGCTCAAAAAGCTTAA
- the LOC111681193 gene encoding probable deoxycytidylate deaminase, with product MSSPISSSKLTPVINSKRQDYLHWDDYFMATAVLSSQRSKDPVTQVGAVIVNEDNRIVAIGYNGFPKSCEDDEFPWYKANDIKDIVEDFDPINDKKMFVVHAEANAILNKNCANLKNTRLYTTLFPCNECAKLIVQSGITKIYYMSDKYANKPIYRAARLMFSKAKIECQRYIPKKTKIVIDFEQILEVELNLSQEMENIKL from the coding sequence ATGTCCTCTCCCATCAGCTCCTCGAAATTGACACCTGTGATAAATAGCAAACGCCAAGATTACTTACATTGGGATGACTACTTCATGGCCACTGCCGTTCTATCCTCACAACGCAGCAAAGATCCCGTTACGCAAGTAGGAGCCGTAATAGTAAATGAAGATAATCGCATAGTAGCCATCGGGTACAATGGTTTTCCCAAAAGCTGTGAAGATGATGAATTTCCCTGGTATAAAGCCAACGATATTAAGGACATAGTAGAGGATTTTGATCCGATTAACGATAAGAAAATGTTTGTGGTCCATGCCGAGGCAAATGCTATACTCAATAAAAATTGCGCCAATCTCAAAAATACCCGCCTCTATACAACGCTTTTTCCATGCAATGAATGCGCTAAACTTATAGTACAATCGGGCATTACGAAAATCTATTATATGTCAGATAAATATGCCAATAAACCCATATATCGGGCGGCACGTTTAATGTTCTCTAAAGCGAAAATAGAATGTCAACGTTATATAcccaaaaaaacgaaaattgtcatagattttgaacaaatattggAGGTGGAATTGAATCTTTCGCAAGAAATGgagaatattaaattataa
- the LOC111681224 gene encoding probable deoxycytidylate deaminase codes for MGSNDNSSNFEILEYFKRSNALDDDDYFMAVAVLYSKQCKDSNNQKGAIIVDEDDCIVGVGYNYIYKCEDEEQNFKVHAVANAILNKYCDNLKKTRIYTTHFPCDQCVKLLVKSDITKIYYLSFINKTSDSYRAADLMFSAKNIECNCYTPKEKKINISRI; via the coding sequence ATGGGCTCCAATGACAACTCctcaaattttgaaattctagAATATTTCAAGCGTTCAAATGCCTTAGATGACGACGATTACTTTATGGCCGTAGCTGTTTTATACTCAAAACAATGTAAAGACTCCAATAACCAAAAGGGAGCCATCATAGTCGATGAGGATGATTGCATAGTTGGTGTTGGTTATAATTACATCTATAAATGTGAAGATGAAGAGCAAAATTTTAAGGTTCATGCCGTGGCAAATGCTATTCTCAATAAATATTGCGATAATCTCAAAAAAACCCGCATCTATACAACGCACTTTCCCTGCGATCAATGCGTTAAACTTTTAGTAAAATCGGACATTACGAAAATCTATTATTtgtcatttataaataaaacatcagACAGTTATCGTGCGGCTGATTTGATGTTTTCTGCAAAGAACATTGAGTGTAATTGCTATACacctaaagaaaaaaagattaataTATCTAGAATATAA